In Deltaproteobacteria bacterium, the genomic stretch CGACTTCGGCAGCCGCCGCCAGAACTTCATCGCGAGCTTCACCGAGCCGTGGCTCTTCGACATCCCATTGAACAGCACCATCGACGGCTTCCGCTGGCTCCTCGACTACGACGACTTCACGCGCGGCGGCACGGGCGTCGGGCTGCGCTTCCTCTATCCGCTGACCGCGCTCGGCTACGAGAAACTCTTCGACGTCCTCTCGCTCGAGGAGATCCGCATCGGCGCCGAGTACCGCTTCGAGCAGGCCGAGATCAGCGACGTGGACCGCTACTCGCCGCCGACCGTGGTCGCCTCCGAGGGCCAGAGCATCACGAGCTCGATCCGCCCGCTCATCACCCGCAACACGCTGAACAGCTTCTTCGATCCGACGCGCGGGTCCGCGCAGGAGTTCTCCGTCGAGTACGCGGGCCTCGGCGGCGAGAGCGAGTTCGTCAAGGTCGACGCCCGGACACGCCACTACTGGCCGATCTACAAGTCGCCGTCGCTCGGCACCTTCGTCTACTCGATCGCCGGTCAGGTCGGCTACGGACGCGGCTTCGCGGGCGTGATCGGACACGAGCTGCCGCTCTACGAGCGCTACTTCCCGGGCGGCATCAATTCCGTGCGCGGCTTCAAGACCCGCACGCTCGGCCCGCGCGAGGCCGTCTTCAACCCCCAAGCGGAGGAGATCAACACCGACCCGGTCGGCGGCAGCCGCCAGTTCATCGTGAACAACGAGATCATCTTCCCCATCGTCGAGCCGCTCGGACTGAAGGGCGTCGTCTTCTTCGACGCCGGCAACTCGTGGCTCGACTCGGACGGGTGGGACATCGGCGACCTGCGCTACGCCGCCGGCGGCGGCGTCCGCTGGCAATCGCCGATGGGTCCGATCCGCATCGAGTTCGGCTTTCCTTTGAACAAGAAGAGCAACGACAAGACGAGCGTCGTGCTCTTCTCCTTCGGTGCCCCCCTCTAGGCGGCAAGGAGAATACGTTCATGCGACGCTTCACCCTCATCCTCCTCATCATCCTCGGCGCGCCGCTCGCGGTCGCGTTGCCCGCGGCCCGCGCGATCGCAGCCGACATGAAGGTCGGGATCGTCGACCTGCAGCG encodes the following:
- the bamA gene encoding outer membrane protein assembly factor BamA, translating into VLRRELKVEEQERFSGTKLKKSRDALNRLGFFQEVNLTTQRGRSEEKLNLQVDVKEGQTGSLTAGAGFSSADSLLFNARIQENNLFGRGQRAVLNADFGSRRQNFIASFTEPWLFDIPLNSTIDGFRWLLDYDDFTRGGTGVGLRFLYPLTALGYEKLFDVLSLEEIRIGAEYRFEQAEISDVDRYSPPTVVASEGQSITSSIRPLITRNTLNSFFDPTRGSAQEFSVEYAGLGGESEFVKVDARTRHYWPIYKSPSLGTFVYSIAGQVGYGRGFAGVIGHELPLYERYFPGGINSVRGFKTRTLGPREAVFNPQAEEINTDPVGGSRQFIVNNEIIFPIVEPLGLKGVVFFDAGNSWLDSDGWDIGDLRYAAGGGVRWQSPMGPIRIEFGFPLNKKSNDKTSVVLFSFGAPL